The genomic DNA GAGAGAGAAGTTGTTGAGGTTATAAGCCCTGGAGTTGTTATTGATGAAGATTTTTTAGAAGATGATGCTAATAATTACTTAGTTGCTATTAGTGATTATAAAGGACATTATTCATTTTCATATATAGACTTATCAACATCTAGACTTGGGATAATTCTTTATGAGGATAGTTTTTTAGAAAAGTTAAGACGGGATATTGAAAAATATTCCCCAAAAGAAATAATAGTATCAGAAAGTTTTTATTATAAATATTTGGAAAAGCTTGTTCTTGATAAGTTTTTAGTAAATAAAGTCCCTAATTGGCATTTGGATAAGGAAATTGCAATAAAGGCATTAAAAGAGCATTTTAATATGGTGAGCTTGAGTGCTCTTGGCTTTAAAGAAGAGGAACCTTATTATATTTCATCTTTTTTGATAATAGATTATATAAAAAACAATTTAAAGAATTTATTGAGTAATATTAACACAATTCATATTAATAATGATTCCGCTTATATGTTTCTTGATGATGTTACTCAGGTCAATCTTGAACTTGTTAAAAATAATAATGATTTAACTTCTAGTTACTCTCTTTATTCAGTTTTAAATGATTGCAAAACTCCGATGGGCAAGAGGCTTTTAAGAGAATATATATTAAATCCGCTTCTAGATATTTCTGAAATTAATGGTAGATTGGCACATGTAGAGTTTTTAAACAATAATGTTAATTTGACCATGAAATTAAGAGATATTCTTAGTAATGTTTGGGATATTGAGAGGATAATTTCAAGACTTCAAATGAGAAAATATGCGAAAAAAGATTTTTTGTTTATAAGAGAAGCTTTAATAGCGTTCTTTTTAATAAAGAGATTATTTAACGAACATTCTTTTGGATATTGGATATTTGATACTGATGATGAAGATAAAATAAGAGGTATTTATTCTTTAATAAATGGTTCAATTTCAAGAGAACAAGATGAGATTATTAAGCAAGGTTATAATCCTAAAATTGATAGATTAAGAGAGATAAAAAATAATGCAAGTAAATATGTTGAGGATTATCTTAATTTCGAGAGAAATTTTAGTAAAATTAATAGTCTTAAAATAAGGAAGACTAATGTCAGAGGTTTATTTTTTGAAGTTACAAAGAGTTATTATGGCCAGGTGCCTTCTCATTTTATCGAAAGTCAAGCTTTAAATTCTGCAAAAAGATATAAAACCAGCAAACTTATTGAGCTTGAAAGAGATATTAATGATGCTGAAGATAATTTATCAGCGCTTGAACAAGAAATATTTGATGAGATAGCTTTAAAAATAGCTAAACATAATGTAGTAATTAAGAAAGTTTCTGAGTTTTGTGCATACAGTGATGTAGTTTCTAATTTTGCTTATTTAGCTAGAAAAAATGAATATATAAGACCTACGTTAACTAATGATAAAGAAATTATTCTTGAGGGCGCAAGACATCCTGTTGTTGAGTATTATATGAAGGGAGTGGAGGCTTTTACTAAGAATTCCGTAAGGATTAATAATGAAAAATATTTTTGTCTAATTACTGGACCTAATATGGCTGGCAAATCAACTTATTTACGTCAAACTGCTTTAGTTGTTCTAATGGGTCATATTGGTTCTTTTGTACCTGCTTCTAAAGCTATAATAGGAATCACAGATAAGATTTTTTGTAGAATTGGGGCAAGTGATAATATTTCTAGAGGAGAGTCTACTTTTTTGGTAGAGATGAATGAAACTGCTAATATTTTAAGAAACGCAACTCCTAATAGTTTAATAATAATGGATGAAGTGGGGAGAGGTACTAGCACTAATGATGGACTTGCTATTGCATATTCCATTGTTGAATACATTTTAGGATATATTAAATCTAGAAGTTTGTTTGCAACTCATTTTCATGAACTTTCAGCTATTAAACATGATTCTTTTGTTAATCTTTCAATGAAGATAGAAAGGCAAGGGAATGATCTTATTTTTTTAAGAGAAGTTGAGGAAAAGCCATCACTTAATTCTTATGGAATTTATGTTGCTCGAATAGCTGGCATACCTTTAAAAGTTATAGAGCGGGCGAATGTTATTCTTAAAAGT from Borrelia turcica IST7 includes the following:
- the mutS gene encoding DNA mismatch repair protein MutS; its protein translation is MEKNVTPMMKQYLKIKNNYKDAIVFFRVGSFYEMFFNDALEGSKLLGLTLTKREGIPMCGVPCHASKEYVKKLILLDKKVAICEQGLQADAKGPLEREVVEVISPGVVIDEDFLEDDANNYLVAISDYKGHYSFSYIDLSTSRLGIILYEDSFLEKLRRDIEKYSPKEIIVSESFYYKYLEKLVLDKFLVNKVPNWHLDKEIAIKALKEHFNMVSLSALGFKEEEPYYISSFLIIDYIKNNLKNLLSNINTIHINNDSAYMFLDDVTQVNLELVKNNNDLTSSYSLYSVLNDCKTPMGKRLLREYILNPLLDISEINGRLAHVEFLNNNVNLTMKLRDILSNVWDIERIISRLQMRKYAKKDFLFIREALIAFFLIKRLFNEHSFGYWIFDTDDEDKIRGIYSLINGSISREQDEIIKQGYNPKIDRLREIKNNASKYVEDYLNFERNFSKINSLKIRKTNVRGLFFEVTKSYYGQVPSHFIESQALNSAKRYKTSKLIELERDINDAEDNLSALEQEIFDEIALKIAKHNVVIKKVSEFCAYSDVVSNFAYLARKNEYIRPTLTNDKEIILEGARHPVVEYYMKGVEAFTKNSVRINNEKYFCLITGPNMAGKSTYLRQTALVVLMGHIGSFVPASKAIIGITDKIFCRIGASDNISRGESTFLVEMNETANILRNATPNSLIIMDEVGRGTSTNDGLAIAYSIVEYILGYIKSRSLFATHFHELSAIKHDSFVNLSMKIERQGNDLIFLREVEEKPSLNSYGIYVARIAGIPLKVIERANVILKSLTSREGLCISELLSLGSSVNEGEEAEADLSYEAEVNAYLEIKELISKVDINNTTPYQAIDLLNQIILKTKV